A section of the Phaseolus vulgaris cultivar G19833 chromosome 8, P. vulgaris v2.0, whole genome shotgun sequence genome encodes:
- the LOC137825786 gene encoding tRNase Z TRZ2, chloroplastic, with protein MHISLSNLAFKTPQLFPLHQPIFPPKLLHHQVSTQSHVNVLKGSGYLSEISKKIDNEEQYRIARSQVNRKVLDLEGYSIEGLSVGGQETCIIIPEFKCNFDIGRCPSRAINQNFLFITHAHLDHIGGLPMYVASRGLFNLKPPTVFVPPCIKEDVEKLLDIHRTMGQVELNAEVVALDVGETYEIRNNLVVRPFRTQHVIPSQGYVVYSIRKKLRKQYAHLNGKQIEKLKKAGAEITDTILSPEVAFTGDTTPDFMLDPCNSDALRAKILITEATFLDDSFSIDHARQRGHTHLFEIIANAEWIRNKAVLLTHFSPRYTIEDIRQAASKLQSRLSAKVVPLTEGFKSMYT; from the exons ATGCATATTTCTCTTAGCAACTTAGCCTTCAAGACCCCTCAACTCTTCCCACTCCACCAACCCATTTTCCCTCCAAAGCTACTGCACCACCAAGTTTCAACGCAAAGCCATGTCAATGTGCTGAAAGGGTCGGGGTATTTGTCCGAAATCAGCAAAAAAATTGATAACGAAGAGCAGTACCGGATAGCCCGGTCACAGGTGAACCGGAAAGTTCTGGACTTGGAAGGTTATTCCATTGAGGGCCTTTCAGTTGGAGGCCAAGAGACATGCATCATAATCCCTGAGTTCAAGTGCAATTTTGATATTGGGAGGTGCCCTAGTAGAGCTATTAATCAAAACTTCCTTTTCATTACTCATGCTCATCTTGATCACATT GGAGGGCTGCCAATGTATGTAGCTAGCCGTGGTTTGTTCAATTTGAAACCTCCCACTGTGTTTGTCCCTCCTTGCATCAAAGAGGATGTTGAGAAGCTGCTTGATATTCACAGAACAATGGGCCAGGTTGAATTGAATGCTGAAGTGGTTGCCTTGGATGTGG GGGAGACATATGAGATACGGAATAACCTTGTTGTCCGACCATTCAGAACGCAACATGTTATACCTAGTCAG GGTTATGTAGTCTACTCAATCAGGAAAAAATTGAGGAAACAGTATGCCCACTTGAATGGGAAACAAATTGAGAAATTGAAGAAGGCGGGTGCCGAG ATTACGGACACTATACTATCTCCCGAGGTGGCCTTCACCGGTGATACAACACCAGATTTTATgcttgacccatgcaattctgATGCATTGAGAGCGAAAATTCTCATAACTGAG GCAACTTTCCTAGATGATTCATTCAGCATAGATCATGCCCGGCAACGTGGTCATACACATTTATTTGAG ATCATTGCAAATGCTGAGTGGATTCGCAACAAAGCAGTTCTGTTGACCCATTTTTCACCAAGATATACTATTGAG GATATTCGTCAAGCTGCCTCAAAGTTGCAGTCCAGGCTGTCTGCTAAGGTGGTTCCTCTTACAGAAGGCTTCAAATCTATGTACACTTGA
- the LOC137825893 gene encoding putative BPI/LBP family protein At1g04970 gives MAPFLVLLLIVSSLNHGYAQFHPQNEAFISLSITQNGLDFVKELLVNKAISSLISLQLPNIEKTTKIPIVGNVYMVLSNITIYHIYVPSSHVKPGETGISITASGVTCNLSMNWYYSYSTWLVPVEISDKGRAEVQVKGMEVGLTLGLENQEGSLKLKLKDCGSNVKDISIKLDGGASWLYQGIVDAFEEKIGSAVENAITKKLTKGISRLDSYLKSLPKEVPVDDHTSLNVTFVNDVLLSDSFVGFETNGLFIERNPSLPILDLYNKILKLPILCTNSSKMMGITLDEAVFNSASALYYDAKFMHWIVDQIPDQSLLNTAGWRFIIPQLYKKYPNHDMNLEISLSSPPVVEISNHKAGANVFADMTIDVLEEDEVIPVACISLVIQGTGVFKISGNNLVGAVRLNDFQMSLKWSKIGNLRMYLIQPVVWTLIETVFLPHANTRLSKGLPLPILHGFILQNAEIILSTSRLAVCSDVAFTESNKRFSYFIQ, from the exons ATGGCACCTTTCCTTGTTCTGCTTCTAATAGTCTCTTCCTTGAATCATGGGTATGCTCAATTTCATCCTCAAAACGAAGCTTTTATATCCCTGTCGATTACCCAAAATGGCCTTGACTTTGTGAAGGAGTTGCTGGTGAATAAGGCAATTTCCTCACTCATCTCACTTCAATTGCCAAATATTGAAAAGACTACGAAAATCCCAATTGTGGGTAATGTCTACATGGTGCTCTCCAACATCACAATTTATCATATCTATGTTCCTTCCTCGCATGTAAAGCCAGGGGAGACTGGAATTTCCATCACAGCTTCTGGGGTTACTTGTAATTTGAGTATGAATTGGTATTATTCTTATAGCACATGGCTTGTGCCTGTTGAGATCTCGGACAAAGGTAGAGCAGAAGTTCAG GTTAAAGGCATGGAAGTAGGACTTACATTGGGTTTGGAGAACCAAGAAGGGTCTTTGAAGCTGAAACTCAAGGACTGCGGGTCTAATGTTAAAGATATTTCAATAAAATTGGATGGAGGTGCATCTTGGCTTTATCAAGG GATAGTTGATGCCTTTGAAGAGAAAATTGGTTCAGCAGTTGAAAATGCCATCACCAAGAAACTTACAAAAGGGATTTCAAGACTAGACTCATATTTGAAAAGTCTTCCAAAGGAAGTCCCGGTTGATGACCACACTTCTCTGAATGTAACTTTTGTGAATGATGTTTTATTAAGTGATTCATTTGTTGGATTTGAAACCAATGGGTTATTTATAGAAAGAAATCCTTCCCTACCTATTCTTGACCTCTacaacaaaattttgaaacttcCAATTCTATGCACAAATTCATCAAAAATGATGGGAATCACTTTAGATGAGGCTGTTTTTAACTCCGCATCAGCCCTATATTATGAT GCAAAATTTATGCACTGGATTGTAGACCAAATACCAGATCAATCTCTATTGAACACTGCAGGATGGAGATTTATTATTCCTCAGCTGTACAAGAAATACCCAAATCATGACATGAACTTGGAAATATCTTTATCTTCTCCTCCAGTTGTGGAGATTTCAAATCATAAAGCAGGTGCCAATGTATTTGCAGATATGACAATTGATGTTTTGGAAGAAGACGAAGTAATACCAGTGGCATGCATATCATTG GTGATTCAAGGTACAGGTGTGTTCAAAATCAGTGGAAACAACCTCGTTGGTGCTGTCAGATTGAATGACTTTCAAATGTCATTGAAATGGAGCAAAATTGGCAACCTGCGGATGTACCTCATTCAG CCAGTTGTGTGGACACTTATTGAAACTGTCTTCTTGCCGCATGCCAATACACGTCTAAGTAAAGGGTTACCTTTGCCCATCCTTCATGGCTTCATCTTACAAAATGCAGAGATAATCTTGTCAACTTCAAGACTTGCAGTTTGCAGTGATGTAGCATTTACAGAATCAAACAAACGTTTCTCCTATTTCATTCAGTAG